Below is a genomic region from Sphingomonas sp. KR3-1.
ACGAATATTGTCGTGCGTGCCGTTACCGGGGACGATGCCTTCCAGTCGCCGCTGGCGAGAGCGCTGCTGACAGAGCCGTTCATATTATCGGCGAGCGTTCTGGTCGAAACGGAATGGGTGCTCCGTTCCCAATATGGCTGGTCTCGCGATACGATCGCCGACGCGCTTGCGGAGTTGGTCGATTTGCCGGCACTCGCTGAAGCGCCGACGGCAATCCATTGGGCAGTCGAACGTTTCGCGGCGGGCGCCGACTTTGCCGATATGATCCACCTGGTCTCCGCCGGCGCCGCGACGCGTTTCGTGACCTTTGATCGTCGCCTGAAGGCCAAGGCCGGAAACCCTTCCCCCCTCCCGATTGAGATACCCGCATAGATGGCCAAGCTCTATTTCTACTATGCCTCGATGAACGCGGGCAAATCGACCACGCTGCTCCAGGCCGATTTCAACTATCGCGAGCGCGGCATGCGCACGCTGCTGTTCACCGCCGGCATCCATGACCGCGGCGGCAAGGGCGTGATCGATTCGCGCCTCGGCATCAGCGCCACCGCGACGCCGTTCGACGAGGCGACCGACCTGCGCCGCATCGCCGAGGACGCGCATTACGAGGCGCCGCTCGCCTGCGTGCTCGTCGACGAATCGCAGTTCCTCTCGCCCGCCCAGGTCCGCCAGCTCGCGCATCTCGCGGACGAGGTCGGCATCCCGGTACTCTGCTATGGGCTGCGCACCGATTTCCAGGGCCGGCTCTTTCCCGGATCGGCCGAGCTGCTCGCGCTCGCCGACTCGCTGGTCGAGATCAAGTCGGTCTGCGAATGCGGGCGCAAGGCGACGATGAACCTGCGCGTCGATGACGAGGGCAATGCCGTGCGCCAGGGCGAGCAGCGCGAAGTGGGCGGCAACGAGCGCTATGTCGCGCTGTGCCGCCGCCACTTCATGCAGCG
It encodes:
- a CDS encoding type II toxin-antitoxin system VapC family toxin; translation: MVVRAVTGDDAFQSPLARALLTEPFILSASVLVETEWVLRSQYGWSRDTIADALAELVDLPALAEAPTAIHWAVERFAAGADFADMIHLVSAGAATRFVTFDRRLKAKAGNPSPLPIEIPA
- a CDS encoding thymidine kinase; this encodes MAKLYFYYASMNAGKSTTLLQADFNYRERGMRTLLFTAGIHDRGGKGVIDSRLGISATATPFDEATDLRRIAEDAHYEAPLACVLVDESQFLSPAQVRQLAHLADEVGIPVLCYGLRTDFQGRLFPGSAELLALADSLVEIKSVCECGRKATMNLRVDDEGNAVRQGEQREVGGNERYVALCRRHFMQRTA